One genomic window of Providencia hangzhouensis includes the following:
- a CDS encoding 4Fe-4S binding protein yields MIKKSRVRYQRRPGTTGGKLPWSDWRNASTWRKFVQFTLLAINIYIGVTFYYWVRYYETGGATIHLPRPGGIEGWLPIAGLMNLKYTLETGSFPPIHAASMFLLVSFIVISLLFKKAFCSWMCPIGTISEYTGKLGKKVFRYQNQISLPKWLDIPLRGLKYLLLGFFLYIAFSMSAQMIQYFMMSPYGIIIDVKMLDFFRYISLFALITVVILVIASLFIRNAWCRYLCPYGALLGIFSLFSPFKIRRNVESCIDCGKCAKNCPSRIPVDKLITVRTVECTGCMTCVESCPVASTLDFSLQVPTKKRQFRLSGWMMAILTLAVLFIIIGIAMYFGVWDSPVPDNYWFHIIPNARMIGH; encoded by the coding sequence ATGATAAAGAAATCACGTGTAAGGTACCAACGTCGCCCAGGTACAACTGGGGGAAAACTCCCTTGGAGTGATTGGCGAAATGCATCAACATGGCGTAAATTTGTACAGTTCACGCTATTGGCAATCAATATTTATATTGGAGTTACCTTCTATTACTGGGTACGATATTACGAAACTGGAGGGGCGACAATTCACCTTCCTCGCCCTGGTGGAATTGAAGGTTGGCTGCCGATTGCGGGGTTAATGAATTTAAAATATACCTTGGAAACGGGGAGTTTTCCGCCAATTCATGCGGCCTCAATGTTTTTATTAGTCTCTTTTATTGTGATTAGCTTACTGTTCAAAAAAGCATTTTGTTCATGGATGTGCCCGATTGGCACAATATCAGAGTACACTGGTAAGTTAGGGAAAAAAGTCTTTCGTTATCAAAACCAAATTAGCTTACCTAAATGGCTCGATATCCCTTTAAGGGGCCTAAAATATTTGTTATTAGGTTTCTTTCTTTATATTGCATTTTCCATGTCTGCACAGATGATCCAATATTTTATGATGTCGCCTTATGGGATCATTATTGACGTAAAAATGTTGGATTTTTTTCGTTATATTAGCTTGTTTGCGCTTATTACTGTGGTCATTTTAGTGATAGCAAGCTTGTTTATTCGTAATGCTTGGTGCCGTTATTTGTGCCCTTATGGCGCTTTGTTAGGCATTTTTTCGTTATTTTCGCCATTTAAAATTCGGCGAAATGTGGAAAGTTGTATTGATTGCGGAAAATGTGCCAAGAACTGCCCATCACGGATACCTGTCGATAAGCTAATTACTGTAAGAACGGTGGAATGTACGGGATGTATGACTTGCGTTGAATCTTGCCCTGTTGCATCAACGTTGGATTTTTCATTGCAAGTGCCAACAAAAAAACGTCAATTTCGCTTATCGGGTTGGATGATGGCAATTCTAACCTTAGCAGTTTTATTTATTATTATTGGTATTGCTATGTATTTTGGCGTTTGGGATAGCCCAGTACCTGATAATTATTGGTTTCATATTATACCAAATGCAAGAATGATAGGTCATTAA